One genomic segment of Gasterosteus aculeatus chromosome 6, fGasAcu3.hap1.1, whole genome shotgun sequence includes these proteins:
- the ncoa4 gene encoding nuclear receptor coactivator 4 isoform X1, producing the protein MTSKGRIQTKSTRMPQAEVAAVAGLKQCRLAQDQLEDAVNGVMKAEQQLRENSREVRLELQSSVSRQQEALRCREVWLLGQIELLEQVKTETLQQQLHRLHWLRGQFDVIVHQLQSSNSSNDLNNQLTSCLEKLSSLSLTPEETPEMSFHADARSLRQAITSFGRITAQLVEGVSSQSCPIAAKKQKMESGSLSDWLMGALPSSKAPIGYQSSKNPQDWLMEESKTSCPVLASVDSLQAWGHIRDLEAWLLRDHTHASRKRTSSSCSSSFSIEKIDESEFTVSPEEEEEEEEEEEEELSNWLITPPTVAAETTSDAERWKRVLKPFDDGWSSSDWLMGPTRPPADCSSCCQTTKALEIENLGQLKCLKTPPTSPAAPETPALEAWLQQVVPLQQTCRANEVCSSFSDCVCEENCGREALSLWLLKQDGRDKNGVPVTPPTVSKNAPPTLHHREQEQKVQAILEAWLHPTNPPLSAWVAPEEEKASREDQSSRFSSPFLCPLDPGLWVISGSGDQTQPAAEDKWLQKKRTQAQERLALPSVCDLFSCMKVGGDKEKWLHKAAEQM; encoded by the exons ATGACGTCAAAGGGGAGAATCCAGACCAAAAGCACCCG GATGCCGCAGGCCGAGGTGGCTGCAGTGGCTGGGCTGAAGCAATGCCGGCTGGCCCAGGATCAGCTGGAGGACGCCGTCAATGGTGTGATGAAGGCCGAGCAGCAGCTGAGGGAGAACTCCAGAGAG GTGCGGTTGGAGCTTCAGAGCAGTGTGAGTCGTCAGCAGGAGGCTCTTCGCTGTCGGGAGGTTTGGCTGCTGGGTCAGATCGAGCTGCTGGAACAAGTCAAGACTGAgactttgcagcagcagctgcaccgGCTGCACTGG ctcaGAGGACAGTTTGATGTGATCGTCCATCAGCTGCAGAGCTCCAACAGCAGCAACGACCTGAACAACCAGCTGACCAGCTGCCTGGAGAA GTTGTCCTCTCTGAGTCTGACACCTGAGGAAACCCCTGAGATGAGTTTCCATGCCGACGCTCGCTCACTGAGGCAGGCCATCACTTCCTTCGGCCGCATCACTGCTCAg TTGGTGGAGGGAGTGTCCTCTCAGAGCTGTCCCATCGCCGCCAAGAAACAG AAGATGGAGTCCGGATCTCTGAGCGACTGGCTGATGGGAGCTCTTCCATCAAGCAAAGCTCCTATTGGTTACCAGTCCAGCAAGAACCCTCAGGATTGGCTAATGgaggagagcaag aCTTCCTGTCCCGTCCTGGCCTCTGTGGACTCCCTGCAGGCCTGGGGTCACATCAGGGACCTGGAGGCGTGGCTCCTCCGAGACCACACTCACGCCAGCAGGAAGCggaccagcagcagctgcagctcctccttctccatcgAGAAGATTGATGAATCAGAGTTTACCGTCagtcctgaggaggaggaggaggaggaggaggaggaggaggaggagctcagcaACTGGCTCATCACCCCGCCCACTGTTGCCGCGGAGACCACGTCCGACGCAGAGCGGTGGAAACGTGTGTTGAAGCCGTTTGACGACGGCTGGTCTTCAAGCGACTGGCTGATGGGGCCAACCCGCCCCCCCGCTGACTGCTCTTCGTGCTGCCAGACCACCAAGGCCTTGGAGATAGAGAACCTGGGCCAGCTTAAGTGCCTGAAGACCCCGCCCACCTCACCCGCAGCCCCCGAGACACCGGCCCTGGAGGCGTGGCTTCAGCAGGTGGTGCCGCTGCAGCAGACCTGCAGGGCCAATGAggtctgctcctccttctccgatTGTGTCTGTGAGGAGAACTGTGGGAGAGAAGCTCTGAGCCTCTGGCTGCTTAAACAAGATGGCAGAGACAAGAACGGGGTCCCTGTAACCCCGCCCACTGTCTCAAAGAACGCCCCGCCCACCCTGCATCACAGAGAGCAGGAACAGAAG GTTCAGGCCATCCTGGAGGCTTGGCTCcaccccaccaacccccccctgtCTGCCTGGGTTGctcctgaggaggagaaggccagCAGGGAGGACCAGAGCTCGCGGTTctcgtctcctttcctttgcCCTCTGGATCCAGGTCTCTGGGTGATCTCGGGGTCAGGAGATCAGACCCAACCGGCGGCAGAAGACAAGTGGCTGCAAAAGAAGAGGACTCAGGCTCAG GAGCGCCTGGCGCTGCCCTCCGTCTGTGACCTGTTCTCTTGCATGAAAGTGGGCGGGGACAAAGAGAAGTGGCTGCACAAAGCTGCTGAACAG aTGTGA
- the ncoa4 gene encoding nuclear receptor coactivator 4 isoform X4 — protein MRMPQAEVAAVAGLKQCRLAQDQLEDAVNGVMKAEQQLRENSREVRLELQSSVSRQQEALRCREVWLLGQIELLEQVKTETLQQQLHRLHWLRGQFDVIVHQLQSSNSSNDLNNQLTSCLEKLSSLSLTPEETPEMSFHADARSLRQAITSFGRITAQLVEGVSSQSCPIAAKKQMESGSLSDWLMGALPSSKAPIGYQSSKNPQDWLMEESKTSCPVLASVDSLQAWGHIRDLEAWLLRDHTHASRKRTSSSCSSSFSIEKIDESEFTVSPEEEEEEEEEEEEELSNWLITPPTVAAETTSDAERWKRVLKPFDDGWSSSDWLMGPTRPPADCSSCCQTTKALEIENLGQLKCLKTPPTSPAAPETPALEAWLQQVVPLQQTCRANEVCSSFSDCVCEENCGREALSLWLLKQDGRDKNGVPVTPPTVSKNAPPTLHHREQEQKVQAILEAWLHPTNPPLSAWVAPEEEKASREDQSSRFSSPFLCPLDPGLWVISGSGDQTQPAAEDKWLQKKRTQAQERLALPSVCDLFSCMKVGGDKEKWLHKAAEQM, from the exons ATGAG GATGCCGCAGGCCGAGGTGGCTGCAGTGGCTGGGCTGAAGCAATGCCGGCTGGCCCAGGATCAGCTGGAGGACGCCGTCAATGGTGTGATGAAGGCCGAGCAGCAGCTGAGGGAGAACTCCAGAGAG GTGCGGTTGGAGCTTCAGAGCAGTGTGAGTCGTCAGCAGGAGGCTCTTCGCTGTCGGGAGGTTTGGCTGCTGGGTCAGATCGAGCTGCTGGAACAAGTCAAGACTGAgactttgcagcagcagctgcaccgGCTGCACTGG ctcaGAGGACAGTTTGATGTGATCGTCCATCAGCTGCAGAGCTCCAACAGCAGCAACGACCTGAACAACCAGCTGACCAGCTGCCTGGAGAA GTTGTCCTCTCTGAGTCTGACACCTGAGGAAACCCCTGAGATGAGTTTCCATGCCGACGCTCGCTCACTGAGGCAGGCCATCACTTCCTTCGGCCGCATCACTGCTCAg TTGGTGGAGGGAGTGTCCTCTCAGAGCTGTCCCATCGCCGCCAAGAAACAG ATGGAGTCCGGATCTCTGAGCGACTGGCTGATGGGAGCTCTTCCATCAAGCAAAGCTCCTATTGGTTACCAGTCCAGCAAGAACCCTCAGGATTGGCTAATGgaggagagcaag aCTTCCTGTCCCGTCCTGGCCTCTGTGGACTCCCTGCAGGCCTGGGGTCACATCAGGGACCTGGAGGCGTGGCTCCTCCGAGACCACACTCACGCCAGCAGGAAGCggaccagcagcagctgcagctcctccttctccatcgAGAAGATTGATGAATCAGAGTTTACCGTCagtcctgaggaggaggaggaggaggaggaggaggaggaggaggagctcagcaACTGGCTCATCACCCCGCCCACTGTTGCCGCGGAGACCACGTCCGACGCAGAGCGGTGGAAACGTGTGTTGAAGCCGTTTGACGACGGCTGGTCTTCAAGCGACTGGCTGATGGGGCCAACCCGCCCCCCCGCTGACTGCTCTTCGTGCTGCCAGACCACCAAGGCCTTGGAGATAGAGAACCTGGGCCAGCTTAAGTGCCTGAAGACCCCGCCCACCTCACCCGCAGCCCCCGAGACACCGGCCCTGGAGGCGTGGCTTCAGCAGGTGGTGCCGCTGCAGCAGACCTGCAGGGCCAATGAggtctgctcctccttctccgatTGTGTCTGTGAGGAGAACTGTGGGAGAGAAGCTCTGAGCCTCTGGCTGCTTAAACAAGATGGCAGAGACAAGAACGGGGTCCCTGTAACCCCGCCCACTGTCTCAAAGAACGCCCCGCCCACCCTGCATCACAGAGAGCAGGAACAGAAG GTTCAGGCCATCCTGGAGGCTTGGCTCcaccccaccaacccccccctgtCTGCCTGGGTTGctcctgaggaggagaaggccagCAGGGAGGACCAGAGCTCGCGGTTctcgtctcctttcctttgcCCTCTGGATCCAGGTCTCTGGGTGATCTCGGGGTCAGGAGATCAGACCCAACCGGCGGCAGAAGACAAGTGGCTGCAAAAGAAGAGGACTCAGGCTCAG GAGCGCCTGGCGCTGCCCTCCGTCTGTGACCTGTTCTCTTGCATGAAAGTGGGCGGGGACAAAGAGAAGTGGCTGCACAAAGCTGCTGAACAG aTGTGA
- the ncoa4 gene encoding nuclear receptor coactivator 4 isoform X3, whose product MRMPQAEVAAVAGLKQCRLAQDQLEDAVNGVMKAEQQLRENSREVRLELQSSVSRQQEALRCREVWLLGQIELLEQVKTETLQQQLHRLHWLRGQFDVIVHQLQSSNSSNDLNNQLTSCLEKLSSLSLTPEETPEMSFHADARSLRQAITSFGRITAQLVEGVSSQSCPIAAKKQKMESGSLSDWLMGALPSSKAPIGYQSSKNPQDWLMEESKTSCPVLASVDSLQAWGHIRDLEAWLLRDHTHASRKRTSSSCSSSFSIEKIDESEFTVSPEEEEEEEEEEEEELSNWLITPPTVAAETTSDAERWKRVLKPFDDGWSSSDWLMGPTRPPADCSSCCQTTKALEIENLGQLKCLKTPPTSPAAPETPALEAWLQQVVPLQQTCRANEVCSSFSDCVCEENCGREALSLWLLKQDGRDKNGVPVTPPTVSKNAPPTLHHREQEQKVQAILEAWLHPTNPPLSAWVAPEEEKASREDQSSRFSSPFLCPLDPGLWVISGSGDQTQPAAEDKWLQKKRTQAQERLALPSVCDLFSCMKVGGDKEKWLHKAAEQM is encoded by the exons ATGAG GATGCCGCAGGCCGAGGTGGCTGCAGTGGCTGGGCTGAAGCAATGCCGGCTGGCCCAGGATCAGCTGGAGGACGCCGTCAATGGTGTGATGAAGGCCGAGCAGCAGCTGAGGGAGAACTCCAGAGAG GTGCGGTTGGAGCTTCAGAGCAGTGTGAGTCGTCAGCAGGAGGCTCTTCGCTGTCGGGAGGTTTGGCTGCTGGGTCAGATCGAGCTGCTGGAACAAGTCAAGACTGAgactttgcagcagcagctgcaccgGCTGCACTGG ctcaGAGGACAGTTTGATGTGATCGTCCATCAGCTGCAGAGCTCCAACAGCAGCAACGACCTGAACAACCAGCTGACCAGCTGCCTGGAGAA GTTGTCCTCTCTGAGTCTGACACCTGAGGAAACCCCTGAGATGAGTTTCCATGCCGACGCTCGCTCACTGAGGCAGGCCATCACTTCCTTCGGCCGCATCACTGCTCAg TTGGTGGAGGGAGTGTCCTCTCAGAGCTGTCCCATCGCCGCCAAGAAACAG AAGATGGAGTCCGGATCTCTGAGCGACTGGCTGATGGGAGCTCTTCCATCAAGCAAAGCTCCTATTGGTTACCAGTCCAGCAAGAACCCTCAGGATTGGCTAATGgaggagagcaag aCTTCCTGTCCCGTCCTGGCCTCTGTGGACTCCCTGCAGGCCTGGGGTCACATCAGGGACCTGGAGGCGTGGCTCCTCCGAGACCACACTCACGCCAGCAGGAAGCggaccagcagcagctgcagctcctccttctccatcgAGAAGATTGATGAATCAGAGTTTACCGTCagtcctgaggaggaggaggaggaggaggaggaggaggaggaggagctcagcaACTGGCTCATCACCCCGCCCACTGTTGCCGCGGAGACCACGTCCGACGCAGAGCGGTGGAAACGTGTGTTGAAGCCGTTTGACGACGGCTGGTCTTCAAGCGACTGGCTGATGGGGCCAACCCGCCCCCCCGCTGACTGCTCTTCGTGCTGCCAGACCACCAAGGCCTTGGAGATAGAGAACCTGGGCCAGCTTAAGTGCCTGAAGACCCCGCCCACCTCACCCGCAGCCCCCGAGACACCGGCCCTGGAGGCGTGGCTTCAGCAGGTGGTGCCGCTGCAGCAGACCTGCAGGGCCAATGAggtctgctcctccttctccgatTGTGTCTGTGAGGAGAACTGTGGGAGAGAAGCTCTGAGCCTCTGGCTGCTTAAACAAGATGGCAGAGACAAGAACGGGGTCCCTGTAACCCCGCCCACTGTCTCAAAGAACGCCCCGCCCACCCTGCATCACAGAGAGCAGGAACAGAAG GTTCAGGCCATCCTGGAGGCTTGGCTCcaccccaccaacccccccctgtCTGCCTGGGTTGctcctgaggaggagaaggccagCAGGGAGGACCAGAGCTCGCGGTTctcgtctcctttcctttgcCCTCTGGATCCAGGTCTCTGGGTGATCTCGGGGTCAGGAGATCAGACCCAACCGGCGGCAGAAGACAAGTGGCTGCAAAAGAAGAGGACTCAGGCTCAG GAGCGCCTGGCGCTGCCCTCCGTCTGTGACCTGTTCTCTTGCATGAAAGTGGGCGGGGACAAAGAGAAGTGGCTGCACAAAGCTGCTGAACAG aTGTGA
- the prph2b gene encoding peripherin-2b yields MPFMPVKFNLQKRVKLAQGLWMIYWLSVIVGIILFSLGIFFKIELRKRSEMMDNNESHLVPNLLILVGLLACGLNAFGGKVCHDSLDPIKFAKWKPMLKPFLLLCCGFNALLLLTALLCFLMQFAVYLTLAEGLKNSIKFYKDTDTPGRCFMKRTLDMTQIEFRCCGNNNFRDWFEVQWISNRYLDMSNDLVKDRVLSNVEGKYLMDSVPFSCCNPGSPRPCIQHHLTNNSAHYDYDHRIEELNIWTRGCREALFSYFSSIMNSIGVLIVAAVILESVDMAGLKYLTTALETMDDPENPECESDGWLLEKGVKDTFGDLLTRLKTLGTSNQVVEGGDSPTAAN; encoded by the exons ATGCCGTTCATGCCGGTGAAGTTCAACCTGCAGAAAAGGGTGAAGCTGGCCCAGGGTCTGTGGATGATCTACTGGCTCTCGGTCATCGTGGGGATCATCCTCTTCAGCCTCGGCATTTTCTTCAAAATCGAGTTGCGGAAAAGAAGTGAGATGATGGACAACAACGAGAGCCACTTAGTGCCCAACCTCTTGATCCTGGTGGGCTTGTTGGCCTGTGGGCTCAACGCCTTCGGGGGGAAGGTATGCCACGACTCTCTGGACCCCATCAAGTTTGCCAAGTGGAAGCCAATGCTGAAGCCGTTCCTGCTGCTGTGCTGCGGCTTCAAcgcactgctgctgctgacagcGCTGCTCTGCTTCCTCATGCAGTTTGCAGTGTACCTGACGCTGGCTGAGGGCCTAAAGAACAGCATCAAGTTCTACAAGGACACCGACACGCCGGGGCGCTGCTTCATGAAGAGGACCTTGGACATGACACAGATTGAATTCCGCTGCTGCGGCAACAACAATTTCAGGGACTGGTTTGAGGTGCAGTGGATCAGCAACCGCTACCTGGACATGAGCAACGACCTGGTGAAGGA TCGAGTGCTGAGTAACGTGGAGGGAAAGTACCTGATGGATAGTGTCCCGTTCAGCTGCTGTAACCCCGGCTCCCCCCGGCCCTGCATCCAGCATCACCTGACCAATAACTCCGCCCACTACGACTACGACCACCGTATTGAGGAACTCAACATCTGGACGCGGGGCTGCCGCGAGGCTCTCTTCTCCTACTTCAGTAGCATAATGAACAGCATCGGAGTGCTCATCGTTGCCGCCGTCATCCTGGAG TCGGTGGACATGGCCGGGTTGAAGTACCTGACCACAGCTCTGGAGACGATGGATgacccggagaacccggagtGTGAGAGCGACGGCTGGCTGCTGGAAAAAGGGGTGAAGGACACGTTTGGAGATCTGCTCACCAGGCTGAAGACACTCGGAACCAGCAACCAGGTGGTGGAGGGCGGGGACTCACCTACGGCCGCCAACTGA
- the ncoa4 gene encoding nuclear receptor coactivator 4 isoform X2 encodes MTSKGRIQTKSTRMPQAEVAAVAGLKQCRLAQDQLEDAVNGVMKAEQQLRENSREVRLELQSSVSRQQEALRCREVWLLGQIELLEQVKTETLQQQLHRLHWLRGQFDVIVHQLQSSNSSNDLNNQLTSCLEKLSSLSLTPEETPEMSFHADARSLRQAITSFGRITAQLVEGVSSQSCPIAAKKQMESGSLSDWLMGALPSSKAPIGYQSSKNPQDWLMEESKTSCPVLASVDSLQAWGHIRDLEAWLLRDHTHASRKRTSSSCSSSFSIEKIDESEFTVSPEEEEEEEEEEEEELSNWLITPPTVAAETTSDAERWKRVLKPFDDGWSSSDWLMGPTRPPADCSSCCQTTKALEIENLGQLKCLKTPPTSPAAPETPALEAWLQQVVPLQQTCRANEVCSSFSDCVCEENCGREALSLWLLKQDGRDKNGVPVTPPTVSKNAPPTLHHREQEQKVQAILEAWLHPTNPPLSAWVAPEEEKASREDQSSRFSSPFLCPLDPGLWVISGSGDQTQPAAEDKWLQKKRTQAQERLALPSVCDLFSCMKVGGDKEKWLHKAAEQM; translated from the exons ATGACGTCAAAGGGGAGAATCCAGACCAAAAGCACCCG GATGCCGCAGGCCGAGGTGGCTGCAGTGGCTGGGCTGAAGCAATGCCGGCTGGCCCAGGATCAGCTGGAGGACGCCGTCAATGGTGTGATGAAGGCCGAGCAGCAGCTGAGGGAGAACTCCAGAGAG GTGCGGTTGGAGCTTCAGAGCAGTGTGAGTCGTCAGCAGGAGGCTCTTCGCTGTCGGGAGGTTTGGCTGCTGGGTCAGATCGAGCTGCTGGAACAAGTCAAGACTGAgactttgcagcagcagctgcaccgGCTGCACTGG ctcaGAGGACAGTTTGATGTGATCGTCCATCAGCTGCAGAGCTCCAACAGCAGCAACGACCTGAACAACCAGCTGACCAGCTGCCTGGAGAA GTTGTCCTCTCTGAGTCTGACACCTGAGGAAACCCCTGAGATGAGTTTCCATGCCGACGCTCGCTCACTGAGGCAGGCCATCACTTCCTTCGGCCGCATCACTGCTCAg TTGGTGGAGGGAGTGTCCTCTCAGAGCTGTCCCATCGCCGCCAAGAAACAG ATGGAGTCCGGATCTCTGAGCGACTGGCTGATGGGAGCTCTTCCATCAAGCAAAGCTCCTATTGGTTACCAGTCCAGCAAGAACCCTCAGGATTGGCTAATGgaggagagcaag aCTTCCTGTCCCGTCCTGGCCTCTGTGGACTCCCTGCAGGCCTGGGGTCACATCAGGGACCTGGAGGCGTGGCTCCTCCGAGACCACACTCACGCCAGCAGGAAGCggaccagcagcagctgcagctcctccttctccatcgAGAAGATTGATGAATCAGAGTTTACCGTCagtcctgaggaggaggaggaggaggaggaggaggaggaggaggagctcagcaACTGGCTCATCACCCCGCCCACTGTTGCCGCGGAGACCACGTCCGACGCAGAGCGGTGGAAACGTGTGTTGAAGCCGTTTGACGACGGCTGGTCTTCAAGCGACTGGCTGATGGGGCCAACCCGCCCCCCCGCTGACTGCTCTTCGTGCTGCCAGACCACCAAGGCCTTGGAGATAGAGAACCTGGGCCAGCTTAAGTGCCTGAAGACCCCGCCCACCTCACCCGCAGCCCCCGAGACACCGGCCCTGGAGGCGTGGCTTCAGCAGGTGGTGCCGCTGCAGCAGACCTGCAGGGCCAATGAggtctgctcctccttctccgatTGTGTCTGTGAGGAGAACTGTGGGAGAGAAGCTCTGAGCCTCTGGCTGCTTAAACAAGATGGCAGAGACAAGAACGGGGTCCCTGTAACCCCGCCCACTGTCTCAAAGAACGCCCCGCCCACCCTGCATCACAGAGAGCAGGAACAGAAG GTTCAGGCCATCCTGGAGGCTTGGCTCcaccccaccaacccccccctgtCTGCCTGGGTTGctcctgaggaggagaaggccagCAGGGAGGACCAGAGCTCGCGGTTctcgtctcctttcctttgcCCTCTGGATCCAGGTCTCTGGGTGATCTCGGGGTCAGGAGATCAGACCCAACCGGCGGCAGAAGACAAGTGGCTGCAAAAGAAGAGGACTCAGGCTCAG GAGCGCCTGGCGCTGCCCTCCGTCTGTGACCTGTTCTCTTGCATGAAAGTGGGCGGGGACAAAGAGAAGTGGCTGCACAAAGCTGCTGAACAG aTGTGA
- the yipf3 gene encoding protein YIPF3 has translation MSVGSGNRNMNTEPWGSFDDNLVQGGGSAVIDMENMDDTSGSSFEDMGEMHQRMKEEEEVTAEAAATEDDTAEDGEFLGMKGLKGQLGRQVADEVWQAGKRQASKAFNLYANIDILRPYFDVEPVQVRSRLMESMIPVRMINFPQKIAGELYGPLMLVFTLVAILLHGMKTSDTVIREGTLMGTAIGTCFGYWLGVSSFIYFLAYLVNAQITMLQMLSLLGYGLFGHCVVLLVTYNIHFHFLFYVLWLLCGGLSTLRMVTALLSRTVGQTPRLLLCGTLSVLHMLFLLYLHFAYHKIVEGLLDSLEGPNLAPMQRVARDVPELTLNATVRGPGPLLKAI, from the exons ATGTCTGTGGGCTCCGGGAACAGAAACATGAACACGGAACCGTGGGGAAGCTTTGATGACAACCTCGTCCAG GGCGGCGGTTCGGCGGTCATCGACATGGAGAACATGGACGACACGTCGGGCTCCAGCTTCGAGGACATGGGGGAGATGCACCAGAGgatgaaagaggaagaggaagtgaccGCGGAGGCCGCAGCCACTGAAGACGACACCGCCGAGGACGGCGAGTTCCTGGGCATGAAGGGCTTAAAGGGTCAGCTAGGCCGACAAGTAGCAGACGAG GTGTGGCAGGCAGGGAAGCGTCAGGCCTCCAAAGCCTTCAACCTTTACGCCAATATTGACATCCTGCGTCCCTACTTTGACGTGGAGCCGGTGCAGGTTCGCAGCAG gCTGATGGAGTCTATGATCCCCGTCCGCATGATCAATTTCCCCCAG AAGATCGCAGGTGAGCTGTACGGCCCTCTGATGCTGGTCTTCACTCTGGTGGCAATCCTGCTGCACGGCATGAAGACGTCTGACACCGTCATT aGGGAGGGGACCCTGATGGGAACGGCTATAGGAACTTGTTTCGGTTACTGGCTCGGTGTTTCCTCCTTCATCTACTTCCTGGCGTATTTGGTCAACgctcagatcaccatgttgcaGATGCTCTCCCTGCTG GGTTACGGTCTGTTTGGTCACTGCGTAGTCCTCCTTGTCACCTACAACATCCACTTCCACTTCCTCTTCTACGTCCTCTGGCTGCTTTGTGGAGGATTGTCTACTCTGCGCATG GTAACCGCTCTGCTGTCCCGGACAGTGGGTCAGACTCCTCGTCTCCTTCTCTGCGGGACTTTGTCTGTCCTCCATATGCTCTTCCTGCTCTACCTTCACTTTGCCTACCACAAGATTGTAGAAG GGCTCCTGGACTCTCTGGAAGGACCCAACCTGGCTCCCATGCAGCGGGTGGCCAGAGACGTGCCTGAGCTGACCCTGAATGCCACTGTGAGGGGCCCGGGGCCCCTGCTGAAGGCCATATGA